A region of Halalkaliarchaeum desulfuricum DNA encodes the following proteins:
- a CDS encoding glycosyltransferase, with amino-acid sequence MSTVGVVIPAFRPEVERTLSYLRELESVLSPDVIRLELDDPDPDVVAAFEGSPATVNAVDRRRGKGAAIAEGFDTLETDVLAFFDADGATPAASAEAVVAPVRRGEVPLAVGSRRHPDSRVAGHQGVTRRVLGDAFAWSARRLLPATLYDYQCGAKAISAGTWRNVRKHLSETGFGWDIELIATAAALGYKIREVPIEWEDQPGSTVSPAGDGLRMARTLLSASLCARNVRRQTDRDGEGMET; translated from the coding sequence GTGTCCACCGTCGGCGTCGTCATCCCCGCGTTTCGCCCGGAGGTCGAGCGGACGCTGTCGTATCTTCGGGAACTGGAGTCGGTTCTCTCGCCGGACGTCATCCGACTGGAACTCGACGACCCGGATCCCGACGTCGTCGCGGCCTTCGAGGGATCGCCCGCAACGGTAAACGCGGTCGACCGTCGCCGGGGGAAAGGGGCGGCGATCGCGGAGGGATTCGACACACTCGAGACCGACGTCCTCGCGTTCTTCGACGCCGACGGCGCGACGCCGGCGGCGTCGGCCGAGGCGGTCGTCGCCCCGGTCCGACGGGGGGAAGTTCCGTTGGCGGTCGGATCGCGGCGGCATCCGGACTCGCGTGTGGCCGGCCATCAGGGTGTCACCCGGCGAGTCCTCGGCGACGCGTTCGCGTGGTCGGCCCGCAGGTTGCTCCCGGCCACGCTGTACGACTACCAGTGCGGTGCGAAAGCGATCTCCGCCGGCACCTGGCGAAACGTTCGAAAGCACCTGTCGGAAACCGGGTTCGGCTGGGACATCGAACTGATCGCAACCGCGGCCGCGCTGGGCTATAAGATCCGGGAGGTGCCGATCGAGTGGGAAGACCAGCCCGGTTCGACGGTGTCGCCTGCGGGCGACGGGCTCCGGATGGCCAGAACGCTTCTGTCGGCCAGCCTGTGTGCCCGGAACGTGCGGCGCCAGACCGATCGGGACGGGGAGGGGATGGAAACGTGA
- a CDS encoding DUF2298 domain-containing protein encodes MEYLLVGRWLLAFALLAVLGYPIAARLFSRFSTGGAGLAPIVGVTVVTIVAYWVGQVAFGWWTLWVGLAVLVALSAASALDLDRLREGELTVADDLPFDRDGATDAAVVFLAAFLLVIVIRAADPAVNPVGGEKFLDYGLLRTLLRAETLPPPDMWFAGEPLQYYYGGHLAATLLSGLTATPPQYAYNLALAGFYALLVTTAFDLAGNVASTRGISRRRAGAFGAVFVGLASNLLTATRLLAGWLPEGLRRRLAEVVAGRAEPEAADLLAGIDGFSYWTASRVIPGTINEFPFFAWLNGDLHAHMMGGSFLLLAVAVAFAYWQTPADQLRRRRLLVFAVLPVLGGFQIPTDTWSFPTMYGVAWLALTFAPARPLPLLPGGKRIENSLRSWLGGDNTNDARAGWKESPLSTELCRTGGALVVAGLSGLVGFLLGASFLLGASAGQTVAILEAADRSGLGALVVVHGAFLAAFLVFLFGKLGTEGRGSLAVAVVLAAVAGVLFDFAALVVVGPLLVGGWIALRLGRDVGFETALLVGGAGLVTIVELVYVAEEAGPGRFNTVFKTYFQVWVLWGLAMGPVLADLFEPPGRDGLATWWPSPETRRVAGRAFVGLLLVTTLPYAALALDAHFDRHDAGTLDATAFVERDHPEEAPAIEWLDDNAPTEAAAIGREATLLEAPGAYSSPTGLAENPSAPGMYDWNANPASSLTGIPTVAGWQHQVGYRGGDVYWERANAVDRAYAGDDAERIAVLEEYDVTHVWVGPGERDRYGEVSFQQFEGVELAFETETVRIYRVDPDQLSA; translated from the coding sequence ATGGAGTATCTCCTCGTCGGACGGTGGCTCCTCGCGTTCGCGCTCCTGGCTGTCCTCGGCTATCCGATCGCAGCCCGGCTGTTCTCCCGGTTTTCTACCGGCGGTGCGGGCCTGGCACCGATCGTGGGCGTCACCGTCGTCACGATCGTCGCCTACTGGGTCGGACAGGTCGCGTTCGGGTGGTGGACGCTCTGGGTCGGGCTCGCAGTGCTCGTCGCCCTCTCGGCCGCCTCGGCGTTAGATCTCGACCGCCTCCGCGAGGGCGAACTGACAGTTGCCGACGACCTCCCGTTCGATCGCGATGGCGCCACCGACGCCGCAGTCGTGTTCCTGGCTGCGTTTCTGCTCGTGATCGTGATCCGGGCGGCCGATCCCGCCGTGAACCCGGTCGGCGGCGAGAAGTTCCTGGATTACGGGCTGTTGCGGACGCTGCTCCGTGCCGAGACGCTCCCGCCGCCGGACATGTGGTTCGCCGGAGAACCGTTGCAGTACTACTACGGCGGCCACCTCGCGGCGACGCTCCTTTCCGGGCTCACGGCCACCCCGCCACAGTACGCGTACAACCTCGCGCTCGCCGGGTTCTATGCGTTGCTCGTGACTACGGCGTTCGATCTCGCCGGCAACGTCGCGTCCACGCGCGGGATTTCGCGTCGGCGGGCGGGGGCGTTCGGGGCAGTGTTCGTCGGCCTCGCGAGCAATCTCCTCACGGCGACTCGGTTGCTCGCAGGCTGGCTCCCCGAGGGGCTCCGGAGACGGCTCGCCGAGGTAGTCGCCGGCCGAGCGGAGCCGGAGGCGGCCGATCTCCTCGCCGGTATCGACGGGTTCAGCTACTGGACTGCGAGTCGGGTCATTCCCGGCACGATAAACGAGTTCCCGTTTTTCGCCTGGCTCAACGGCGACCTCCACGCCCACATGATGGGCGGATCGTTCCTCCTTCTCGCCGTCGCCGTGGCCTTCGCCTACTGGCAGACGCCGGCCGACCAACTCCGACGGCGACGGCTGCTCGTGTTCGCCGTGCTTCCGGTTCTGGGAGGGTTCCAGATCCCGACCGACACCTGGAGCTTCCCGACGATGTACGGCGTCGCGTGGCTGGCGCTTACCTTCGCGCCCGCGAGGCCATTACCGCTATTGCCGGGCGGGAAACGCATCGAGAATTCGCTCCGGTCGTGGCTCGGCGGCGACAACACGAACGACGCGAGGGCAGGGTGGAAGGAGAGTCCGCTGTCGACCGAACTGTGCCGTACAGGCGGAGCGTTGGTCGTTGCAGGACTTTCCGGGCTCGTCGGCTTCCTCCTGGGAGCGTCGTTTCTGCTCGGCGCAAGCGCCGGGCAGACGGTCGCGATCCTGGAAGCCGCAGATCGGTCTGGCCTGGGCGCGCTGGTGGTCGTTCACGGCGCGTTCCTCGCGGCGTTTCTCGTGTTCCTGTTCGGAAAACTCGGGACAGAGGGTCGAGGATCGCTCGCAGTGGCTGTTGTGTTGGCGGCCGTTGCGGGCGTCCTGTTCGACTTTGCCGCCCTAGTCGTCGTCGGCCCGCTTTTGGTCGGCGGCTGGATCGCGCTCCGCCTGGGACGGGATGTCGGGTTCGAGACAGCGCTGCTCGTGGGTGGAGCCGGGCTCGTCACCATCGTCGAACTCGTGTACGTCGCCGAGGAGGCCGGCCCGGGACGGTTCAACACCGTCTTCAAGACGTACTTCCAGGTGTGGGTGCTGTGGGGCCTCGCCATGGGGCCGGTGCTCGCGGATCTCTTCGAGCCCCCCGGCCGGGACGGGCTCGCCACCTGGTGGCCAAGCCCAGAAACGCGACGGGTCGCTGGCCGGGCGTTCGTCGGGCTGTTGCTCGTGACCACGCTGCCGTACGCCGCGCTCGCGCTGGACGCACATTTCGACCGGCACGACGCGGGCACGCTCGACGCGACGGCGTTCGTCGAACGGGATCACCCAGAAGAGGCTCCCGCGATCGAGTGGCTCGACGACAATGCCCCCACGGAGGCGGCAGCCATCGGACGGGAGGCCACGCTGCTGGAGGCGCCGGGCGCGTACAGTTCACCGACCGGGCTCGCGGAGAACCCCTCAGCACCCGGGATGTACGATTGGAACGCGAATCCGGCCTCGAGTCTGACCGGAATCCCGACCGTCGCCGGGTGGCAACACCAGGTCGGCTACCGCGGCGGCGACGTCTACTGGGAGCGCGCGAACGCGGTCGATCGGGCGTACGCTGGCGACGACGCCGAGCGTATCGCCGTCCTCGAGGAGTACGACGTCACCCACGTGTGGGTCGGTCCCGGGGAACGCGACCGCTACGGCGAGGTGTCCTTCCAACAGTTCGAGGGTGTCGAACTCGCATTCGAAACCGAGACAGTCCGGATCTACCGCGTCGATCCCGACCAACTCAGCGCGTGA
- a CDS encoding GtrA family protein: MGAAVRELATADRFGKFLSVGAAGAVLDLSVSSALTIGGIPPEYAKVVGAECAIIVMFFINDRWTFPEHGESGIRSTGRRLLKSNVVRSGGLVVQFLVVRTLTRLDVSVVVAGTDVWAFLTFPIAIACAFVFNYTAESLVTWRVLRDR, translated from the coding sequence ATCGGCGCGGCGGTCCGGGAACTGGCCACCGCCGACCGCTTCGGGAAGTTCCTCTCGGTGGGGGCTGCGGGCGCGGTCCTCGACCTGTCGGTGAGTTCCGCGCTGACGATCGGGGGGATCCCGCCGGAGTACGCCAAGGTCGTCGGCGCCGAGTGTGCGATCATCGTGATGTTTTTCATCAACGACCGATGGACGTTTCCCGAACACGGCGAATCGGGGATTCGCTCGACAGGCCGCAGACTACTCAAGTCGAACGTCGTCCGGAGCGGCGGGCTGGTGGTCCAGTTCCTCGTCGTGCGGACGCTCACCCGTCTCGACGTGAGTGTCGTCGTCGCCGGGACGGACGTGTGGGCGTTTTTGACGTTCCCGATCGCGATCGCGTGTGCGTTCGTCTTCAACTACACCGCAGAGAGCCTGGTCACCTGGCGGGTGCTCAGGGACCGGTAG